In Streptomyces chartreusis, the following proteins share a genomic window:
- a CDS encoding DUF2017 domain-containing protein, with protein sequence MPGTFEPLPGGGAAVALDDVEISIIRSLAVQLLELIGPGPAEDTPDDPLAELFAEGPSEPPADPVLRRLFPDAYSDPEGTPQAKEAEEQRAYSAEFRRYTENDLRSGKRDNALAVVRSLDSLSTDSAGEGGAVLKLSVPESQQWLGALNDLRLAIGSRLEIADEDDTDLLYRLPDEDPRKPMVMAYLWLGGLQETLVATLMP encoded by the coding sequence ATGCCAGGAACCTTCGAACCGCTCCCCGGCGGCGGCGCGGCCGTCGCCCTCGACGACGTCGAGATCTCCATCATCCGCTCGCTGGCCGTGCAGCTCCTGGAGCTCATCGGCCCCGGCCCCGCCGAGGACACCCCGGACGACCCGCTCGCCGAGCTGTTCGCCGAGGGCCCGAGCGAACCGCCGGCCGACCCGGTCCTGAGACGTCTGTTCCCGGACGCCTACAGCGACCCCGAGGGCACCCCGCAGGCCAAGGAGGCCGAGGAGCAGCGGGCGTACTCCGCCGAGTTCCGCCGCTACACCGAGAACGACCTGCGGTCCGGCAAGCGGGACAACGCCCTCGCGGTGGTCCGCTCCCTGGACTCGCTGAGCACCGACTCCGCCGGTGAGGGAGGCGCGGTGCTCAAGCTCTCCGTGCCGGAGTCCCAGCAGTGGCTCGGCGCGCTGAACGACCTGCGGCTGGCCATCGGCTCCCGGCTGGAGATCGCCGACGAGGACGACACCGATCTGCTCTACCGGCTCCCGGACGAGGATCCGCGCAAGCCGATGGTGATGGCATACCTGTGGCTCGGAGGGCTCCAGGAGACGCTGGTCGCCACGCTCATGCCGTAG
- the clpS gene encoding ATP-dependent Clp protease adapter ClpS — protein MGTVTSPAPVEIERTEAAEETFAVPEPDVPWVTIVHNDPVNLMSYVTYVFQSYFGYPKDKATKLMLDVHHKGRAVVSSGTREEMERDVQAMHGYGLWATLQHDRK, from the coding sequence ATGGGCACTGTGACGTCACCCGCTCCCGTAGAGATCGAACGTACCGAAGCGGCGGAGGAGACCTTCGCCGTCCCCGAGCCCGACGTCCCCTGGGTCACGATCGTGCACAACGACCCGGTCAACCTCATGAGCTATGTGACGTACGTCTTCCAGTCGTACTTCGGCTATCCCAAGGACAAGGCCACCAAGCTCATGCTCGACGTCCACCACAAGGGCCGGGCGGTCGTCTCCAGCGGTACCCGCGAGGAGATGGAACGCGATGTGCAGGCCATGCACGGCTACGGCCTGTGGGCCACCCTTCAGCACGACCGCAAATGA
- a CDS encoding SsgA family sporulation/cell division regulator yields the protein MHHTVVERELELRLILSPERSVPVPARLSYHSDDPYAVHVTFHINSEQPVHWTFSRDLLVEGVFRPCGHGDVRVWPTKSEGRTVVLMALSSPDGDALLEAPAAQVSAWLERTLRAVPPGTEGEQLGIDDALDQLLAR from the coding sequence ATGCATCACACCGTCGTGGAGCGCGAACTGGAGTTGCGGCTCATCCTGTCGCCGGAGCGCAGTGTGCCGGTGCCGGCGCGGCTGAGCTATCACAGCGACGATCCGTACGCCGTGCACGTCACCTTCCACATCAACTCCGAGCAGCCCGTGCACTGGACCTTCTCCCGCGATCTGCTCGTCGAGGGGGTGTTCCGGCCGTGCGGGCACGGGGACGTGCGGGTGTGGCCGACGAAGTCCGAGGGCCGCACTGTGGTGCTGATGGCCCTCAGTTCACCGGACGGGGACGCCCTGCTGGAGGCACCCGCGGCGCAGGTGTCGGCCTGGCTCGAGCGGACGTTGCGGGCGGTGCCCCCGGGGACCGAGGGCGAGCAACTGGGGATCGACGACGCGCTCGACCAGCTGCTCGCCCGGTGA
- a CDS encoding RDD family protein: protein MSSEPPPGSGQQPPEDDRFRKQPPPAGGSGSPYGDQPPYGGGQPPPPPGGGGPYGGGGPYGGDPYGGGGYPSDPLAGMPPLADSGKRTIARILDMILVGVFVWLLTWGFGVTELDVDTDKVEYGKSLGQSAIAAVLYIAYDTVMTVRDGQTLGKRLFKMRVANLDNGATPSVQSSLIRAAVLWIPFAFCCACIWTAICGGWSYFDRPYKQGLHDKAAKTVVVSTGS, encoded by the coding sequence ATGAGCAGCGAACCGCCTCCCGGCTCCGGGCAGCAGCCCCCGGAGGACGACAGGTTCAGGAAGCAGCCCCCGCCGGCCGGGGGCTCGGGTTCGCCGTACGGTGATCAGCCTCCGTACGGCGGCGGCCAGCCCCCGCCCCCGCCGGGCGGCGGTGGCCCCTACGGCGGCGGCGGGCCCTACGGCGGTGATCCGTACGGCGGCGGCGGTTACCCCAGCGACCCCCTCGCCGGGATGCCCCCGCTGGCCGACAGCGGCAAGCGCACGATCGCCCGCATCCTCGACATGATCCTGGTCGGCGTCTTCGTCTGGTTGCTCACGTGGGGCTTCGGCGTCACCGAACTCGACGTGGACACCGACAAGGTGGAGTACGGCAAGTCCCTCGGGCAGTCCGCGATCGCCGCCGTGCTCTACATCGCCTACGACACCGTCATGACCGTCAGGGACGGGCAGACCCTCGGCAAGCGGCTGTTCAAGATGCGGGTCGCCAACCTCGACAACGGCGCCACGCCGTCCGTGCAGAGCTCGCTGATCCGCGCGGCGGTCCTGTGGATCCCGTTCGCGTTCTGCTGCGCCTGCATCTGGACGGCGATCTGCGGCGGTTGGAGCTATTTCGACAGGCCCTACAAGCAGGGCCTGCACGACAAGGCGGCGAAGACGGTGGTGGTCAGCACCGGCAGCTGA
- a CDS encoding isochorismatase family protein — protein MRRALIVVDVQNDFCEGGSLAVAGGADVAAAVTELIGQAAGSGYQHVVATRDHHIAPGGHFSAHPDFRHSWPAHCVAGTEGVGFHPNFAPAVASGAIDAVFDKGAYAAAYSGFEGADENGVKLADWLRAREVSEVDVVGIATDHCVRATALDAANEGFRTHVLLDLTAGVAQETTERALEELREAGVELSGKPVVA, from the coding sequence ATGCGCCGCGCCTTGATCGTCGTAGACGTGCAGAACGACTTCTGCGAGGGGGGCAGCCTCGCCGTGGCCGGCGGTGCCGACGTGGCCGCCGCCGTCACCGAGCTGATCGGGCAGGCGGCGGGGTCCGGCTACCAGCACGTCGTGGCCACCCGCGATCACCACATCGCGCCCGGCGGTCACTTCTCCGCCCACCCCGACTTCCGGCACTCCTGGCCGGCGCACTGCGTCGCGGGCACAGAGGGGGTCGGGTTCCACCCGAACTTCGCCCCCGCGGTGGCCTCGGGCGCGATCGACGCGGTCTTCGACAAGGGGGCGTACGCGGCTGCGTACAGCGGGTTCGAGGGGGCCGACGAGAACGGTGTGAAGCTGGCCGACTGGCTGCGGGCCCGGGAGGTCTCGGAGGTGGACGTGGTGGGCATCGCCACGGACCACTGCGTTCGCGCTACCGCTTTGGATGCCGCGAACGAGGGGTTCCGTACGCACGTCCTGCTGGACCTCACCGCCGGAGTGGCCCAGGAGACCACGGAGCGGGCGCTGGAGGAGCTGCGCGAGGCCGGGGTCGAGCTGTCCGGGAAGCCGGTGGTGGCCTAG
- a CDS encoding immune inhibitor A domain-containing protein — protein sequence MTSRPWTFRTAATAVALATAAATFSTYAVAQADEGAPASVERHDPADNTHAEHNLDGPMSKTQEAQREEALKQVISGDAKVTKRGGSQVVQLKSKKGDSKYVELGREKTDKIFTILVEFGDKISEFGGTAGPAHNQIAEPDRAKDNSTAWKKDYNQKHYQDLYFGTGKKTESVKKYYEKQSSGRYSVEGEVADWVKVPYNEARYGNNACGQTNCSSVWNVVSDGLNAWVAQQKAAGKTDAEIKADVAKFDQWDRYDFDGDGNFNEADGYIDHFQVVHAGEDESAGGGAQGTDAIWAHRWYAFGTDAGATGPAGNKLGGAKIGDTGIWVGDYTVQPENGGLGVYAHEYGHDLGLPDHYDTTGNGDNSTGFWTLMSSGSWLGTGKKEIGDLPGDMTAWDKLQLGWLKYDTAKAGTSSWHKLGVAEYNTKHKQGLVVELPKKKVTTEIVAPAQGANQWWSGSGDNLANTLTRSVDLTGKTSASLTLDGWYDIEAEYDYLYTEVSTDGGANWTAVDGTVDGAAIPKDASGKPALTGTVDAYKKLVFPLNAYAGKKIDLRFRYQTDGGVAQRGFAADEITVTADGAAVFSDNAEAADAAWKTKGFSRIGASITDDYAQYYIAENRQYVSYDKTLKTGPYNFGFAGVRPDWVEHYPYQNGLLIWKWDTSQKDNNTSVHPGVGLVLPIDSHPAAMKWADGTVMRNRIQSYDSPFSKFRTDGINLHNADVLTKIPSSAGVSVFNDRTNTYYDAQTPTAGVKITDTNTKIKITKEAKNGSTIELEVGPAVK from the coding sequence GTGACCAGTAGACCCTGGACGTTCAGAACGGCGGCGACCGCCGTCGCGCTCGCGACGGCAGCGGCGACCTTCTCCACCTACGCGGTGGCCCAGGCCGACGAAGGCGCCCCGGCTTCCGTCGAGCGGCACGATCCGGCGGACAACACCCACGCCGAGCACAACCTCGACGGCCCGATGAGCAAGACTCAGGAGGCCCAGCGCGAGGAAGCCCTGAAGCAGGTCATATCCGGCGACGCCAAGGTGACCAAGCGCGGGGGCTCGCAGGTCGTCCAGCTGAAGAGCAAGAAGGGCGACAGCAAGTACGTCGAGCTCGGCCGCGAGAAGACCGACAAGATCTTCACGATCCTGGTCGAGTTCGGCGACAAGATCAGCGAGTTCGGCGGCACCGCGGGCCCGGCCCACAATCAGATAGCCGAGCCCGACCGCGCCAAGGACAACTCCACGGCGTGGAAGAAGGACTACAACCAGAAGCACTACCAGGACCTCTACTTCGGCACCGGCAAGAAGACCGAGTCGGTCAAGAAGTACTACGAGAAGCAGTCCTCCGGCCGCTACTCGGTCGAGGGCGAGGTCGCCGACTGGGTCAAGGTCCCGTACAACGAGGCCCGCTACGGCAACAACGCCTGCGGACAGACCAACTGCTCCAGCGTCTGGAACGTCGTCAGCGACGGTCTGAACGCGTGGGTCGCCCAGCAGAAGGCAGCCGGCAAGACCGACGCCGAGATCAAGGCGGACGTCGCGAAGTTCGACCAGTGGGACCGCTACGACTTCGACGGCGACGGCAACTTCAACGAGGCCGACGGCTACATCGACCACTTCCAGGTCGTGCACGCAGGTGAGGACGAGTCCGCGGGCGGCGGCGCGCAGGGCACCGACGCCATCTGGGCCCACCGCTGGTACGCGTTCGGCACCGACGCGGGTGCCACCGGCCCCGCGGGCAACAAGCTGGGCGGCGCGAAGATCGGCGACACCGGCATCTGGGTCGGCGACTACACCGTGCAGCCCGAGAACGGCGGCCTGGGCGTCTACGCCCACGAGTACGGCCACGACCTCGGTCTGCCGGACCACTACGACACCACCGGCAACGGCGACAACTCCACCGGCTTCTGGACCCTGATGTCCTCCGGTTCCTGGCTCGGCACCGGCAAGAAGGAGATCGGTGACCTGCCGGGCGACATGACCGCCTGGGACAAGCTCCAGCTGGGCTGGCTCAAGTACGACACGGCCAAGGCCGGTACGAGCTCCTGGCACAAGCTCGGTGTCGCCGAGTACAACACCAAGCACAAGCAGGGTCTTGTGGTGGAGCTGCCCAAGAAGAAGGTCACCACGGAGATCGTGGCCCCGGCGCAGGGCGCGAACCAGTGGTGGAGCGGCAGCGGCGACAACCTCGCCAACACCCTGACCCGTTCCGTGGACCTCACGGGCAAGACCTCCGCCTCGCTGACGCTGGACGGCTGGTACGACATCGAGGCCGAGTACGACTACCTCTACACCGAGGTCTCCACCGACGGCGGCGCCAACTGGACGGCCGTCGACGGCACGGTCGACGGTGCGGCCATCCCGAAGGACGCCAGCGGCAAGCCGGCGCTCACCGGCACGGTCGACGCGTACAAGAAGCTGGTCTTCCCGCTGAACGCCTACGCCGGCAAGAAGATCGACCTGCGGTTCCGCTACCAGACCGACGGCGGCGTGGCCCAGAGGGGCTTCGCGGCCGACGAGATCACCGTGACGGCCGACGGCGCGGCGGTGTTCTCCGACAACGCCGAGGCCGCGGACGCCGCTTGGAAGACCAAGGGCTTCTCCCGCATCGGTGCGTCCATCACGGACGACTACGCGCAGTACTACATCGCCGAGAACCGTCAGTACGTGTCGTACGACAAGACCCTGAAGACCGGCCCGTACAACTTCGGCTTCGCGGGGGTCCGTCCGGACTGGGTGGAGCACTACCCGTACCAGAACGGCCTGTTGATCTGGAAGTGGGACACCTCCCAGAAGGACAACAACACCAGCGTGCACCCCGGTGTCGGCCTGGTCCTGCCGATCGACTCGCACCCGGCGGCCATGAAGTGGGCCGACGGCACGGTGATGCGCAACCGCATCCAGTCCTACGACTCGCCCTTCAGCAAGTTCCGTACGGACGGCATCAACCTGCACAACGCCGACGTCCTGACCAAGATCCCGTCGAGCGCGGGGGTGTCGGTCTTCAACGACCGGACCAACACGTACTACGACGCGCAGACCCCGACCGCCGGTGTCAAGATCACTGACACCAACACCAAGATCAAGATCACCAAGGAGGCCAAGAACGGCTCCACGATCGAGCTCGAGGTCGGTCCTGCGGTGAAGTAA
- a CDS encoding FAD-binding oxidoreductase, whose product MIMSRTEAAPDRARGDLTERLLAGLPPEAVLTDPDITASYANDMASFCPAGAPAVVVLPRTVEEVQHVMRTATELRVPVVPQGARTGLSGGANASDGCIVLSLTKMDRILEINPVDRIAVVEPGVINAALSRAVGEHGLYYPPDPSSWEMCTIGGNIGTASGGLCCVKYGVTAEYVLGLDVVLADGRLMTTGRRTAKGVAGYDMTRLFVGSEGSLGIVVRAVLALRPQPPQQLVLAAEFASAAAACDAVCKIMAGGHVPSLLEIMDRTTVKAVNDLAHMGLPDTTEALLLAAFDTPDPGPDLAAVGALCEAAGATQVVPADDVAESELLLQARRLSLTALEAVRGVTMIDDVCVPRSRLGDLIEGVERIAEKHKLTIGVVAHAGDGNTHPTVCFDAGDVDESRRARESFDEIMALGLELGGTITGEHGVGVLKKEWLAREIGPVGIEMQRGIKQVFDPLDILNPGKLF is encoded by the coding sequence GTGATCATGAGCCGTACCGAAGCCGCACCCGACCGCGCCCGGGGTGACCTCACCGAGCGGCTGCTCGCGGGCCTGCCGCCCGAGGCCGTCCTCACCGACCCCGACATCACGGCCTCCTACGCCAACGACATGGCCAGCTTCTGCCCGGCCGGCGCCCCCGCCGTGGTGGTGCTGCCGCGCACCGTCGAAGAGGTCCAGCACGTCATGCGCACCGCCACCGAGCTGCGCGTCCCGGTCGTCCCGCAGGGCGCCCGCACGGGCCTGTCGGGCGGGGCCAACGCCTCCGACGGCTGCATCGTGCTGTCCCTGACCAAGATGGACCGGATCCTGGAGATCAACCCCGTCGACCGCATCGCCGTCGTCGAGCCCGGCGTCATCAACGCCGCCCTCTCCCGCGCGGTGGGCGAACACGGCCTGTACTACCCGCCGGACCCCTCCAGCTGGGAGATGTGCACGATCGGCGGCAACATCGGCACCGCCTCCGGGGGCCTGTGCTGTGTGAAGTACGGGGTGACGGCGGAGTACGTCCTCGGCCTCGACGTCGTCCTGGCCGACGGCCGCCTGATGACCACGGGCCGCCGTACGGCGAAGGGGGTCGCGGGGTACGACATGACGCGCCTGTTCGTCGGCTCCGAGGGCTCGCTCGGCATCGTCGTACGGGCCGTCCTGGCGCTGCGGCCGCAGCCGCCGCAGCAGCTGGTGCTGGCCGCCGAGTTCGCGTCCGCGGCCGCCGCCTGCGACGCGGTGTGCAAGATCATGGCCGGCGGGCATGTGCCGTCACTGCTGGAGATCATGGACCGGACGACGGTCAAGGCCGTCAACGACCTGGCGCACATGGGGCTGCCGGACACCACGGAGGCGCTGCTGCTGGCCGCCTTCGACACTCCGGACCCGGGGCCGGACCTGGCTGCCGTGGGCGCGCTGTGCGAGGCGGCCGGGGCCACGCAGGTGGTGCCGGCGGACGACGTGGCCGAGTCCGAACTGCTCCTCCAGGCGCGGCGGTTGTCCCTGACCGCGCTGGAGGCGGTGCGGGGCGTGACGATGATCGACGACGTGTGCGTGCCGCGCTCGCGGCTCGGCGATCTCATCGAGGGCGTCGAGCGGATCGCGGAGAAGCACAAGCTCACCATCGGGGTCGTCGCGCACGCGGGCGACGGCAACACGCATCCGACGGTGTGCTTCGACGCGGGCGACGTCGACGAGTCCCGGCGCGCCCGTGAGTCGTTCGACGAGATCATGGCCCTCGGGCTGGAACTCGGCGGCACGATCACGGGCGAGCACGGCGTGGGTGTGCTGAAGAAGGAGTGGCTGGCGCGGGAGATCGGCCCGGTGGGCATCGAGATGCAGCGGGGCATCAAGCAGGTCTTCGACCCCCTGGACATCCTGAACCCGGGCAAACTCTTCTGA
- a CDS encoding RDD family protein gives MSAPTPAPGDDRPRDGYYPDPSIPGYVRYWNGASWVPGTSRPAPTDGETLAPPPGAQPVQPPSVEETGPHFFDEEPAPGGAHHGSRPEPASAWGADSAHQSGFGGEQDRRVSWGRPEPDPRDPRTAAPADGSATSPAEPDADSGGVASGDTFMIRRPVAGTSGQAASGIPGPGGPAPADGTMAIRAVTPRTGQQGGAAGAQGGGTGASAVPGAARADAERPGAAGAPQGPGFGAGKAAADRASVAQSQPQGAAGAGSAAQAPAGAPAGLSGPQQAAPGVPRQSVAPQQQGAGPGTPQQQAAEPGTPMAAGAGGGQSSWAQQVHRLAGPTDEDQPVAPWKPPTLDPFQAAALRQSAARPANLGKRLAARLIDTVVLAAVTAVAAVPLGTKALDHVNDKIDAAKLSGETVTVWLLDGTTSVYLGIILAVLLLFGVVYEALPTAKWGRTLGKKALGLDVRDIEGHEPPQFGVALRRWFVLSVPGLLVIGVVGVLWCVFDRPWHQCWHDKAAHTFVAG, from the coding sequence ATGAGCGCCCCAACCCCGGCCCCCGGTGACGACCGGCCCCGCGATGGGTATTACCCGGACCCGTCCATTCCTGGATATGTCCGGTACTGGAACGGCGCCTCCTGGGTGCCGGGCACCAGCCGTCCGGCGCCCACGGACGGCGAGACGCTCGCCCCGCCGCCGGGTGCGCAGCCGGTCCAGCCGCCCTCGGTGGAGGAGACCGGCCCGCACTTCTTCGACGAGGAGCCCGCGCCCGGCGGTGCCCACCACGGCAGCCGTCCCGAGCCGGCGTCCGCCTGGGGCGCCGACTCCGCCCACCAGTCCGGCTTCGGCGGCGAGCAGGACCGCCGGGTCTCCTGGGGCCGGCCCGAGCCCGATCCGCGGGACCCGCGCACGGCGGCCCCCGCGGACGGCTCGGCGACTTCGCCCGCCGAGCCGGACGCGGACTCCGGCGGCGTCGCCTCCGGGGACACGTTCATGATCCGCAGGCCCGTCGCGGGTACTTCGGGGCAGGCCGCTTCCGGCATCCCCGGCCCCGGTGGCCCCGCCCCCGCCGACGGCACCATGGCAATCCGCGCGGTGACCCCGCGCACGGGGCAGCAGGGCGGGGCGGCCGGGGCGCAGGGCGGAGGCACGGGCGCGTCCGCCGTCCCGGGCGCCGCTCGTGCGGACGCAGAGCGCCCCGGCGCGGCCGGTGCCCCGCAGGGCCCCGGCTTCGGCGCCGGGAAGGCCGCCGCGGACCGCGCCTCGGTGGCCCAGTCGCAGCCTCAGGGGGCCGCTGGAGCCGGGTCCGCGGCCCAGGCGCCCGCCGGTGCCCCCGCGGGCCTCTCCGGCCCGCAGCAGGCCGCTCCGGGCGTCCCCCGTCAGTCCGTTGCCCCGCAGCAGCAGGGCGCCGGCCCCGGCACGCCGCAGCAGCAGGCCGCCGAGCCCGGCACGCCGATGGCCGCGGGCGCTGGCGGCGGTCAGTCCTCCTGGGCGCAGCAGGTCCACCGGCTCGCCGGCCCCACCGACGAGGACCAGCCCGTCGCCCCCTGGAAGCCCCCGACCCTGGACCCCTTCCAGGCCGCCGCCCTGCGCCAGTCCGCCGCCCGCCCCGCGAACCTCGGCAAGCGGCTCGCCGCCCGGCTGATCGACACCGTCGTGCTGGCCGCCGTCACCGCGGTGGCCGCCGTGCCGCTCGGCACCAAGGCCCTCGACCACGTCAACGACAAGATCGACGCCGCCAAGCTCTCCGGCGAGACGGTCACCGTCTGGCTGCTGGACGGCACCACGTCCGTGTACCTGGGCATCATCCTCGCCGTGCTGCTCCTGTTCGGCGTGGTCTACGAGGCGCTGCCCACCGCCAAGTGGGGCCGCACGCTGGGCAAGAAGGCGCTCGGCCTCGACGTGCGGGACATCGAGGGCCACGAGCCCCCGCAGTTCGGCGTCGCCCTGCGCCGCTGGTTCGTCCTCAGCGTCCCCGGCCTGCTCGTCATCGGCGTCGTAGGTGTCCTGTGGTGCGTGTTCGACCGGCCGTGGCACCAGTGCTGGCACGACAAGGCGGCACATACGTTCGTCGCGGGCTGA
- a CDS encoding nicotinate phosphoribosyltransferase, translating to MNTADLGLPVEVPSTALFTDQYELTMLQAALKAGTAERRSVFEVFTRRLPDGRRYGVVAGTGRVLDAVENFRFDADVIGFLRERKIVDEQTLAWLADYRFSGDVWGYPEGEVYFPGSPIMRVEGTFAECVLLETVILSILNHDSAIAAAASRMSSAAGTRPLVEMGARRTHELAAVAASRAAYIGGFASTSDLAAGFRYGIPTVGTSAHAFTLLHDRERDAFQAQVNSMGRGTTLLVDTYDVAEAVRTAVEVAGPELGAVRIDSGDLLLVAHRVRQQLDELGATGTRIIVTSDLDEYAIASLAAAPVDAYGVGTQLVTGSGHPTCSMVYKLVARAESTEAGAPLVPVAKRSTGGKTSIGGRKWAARRLDEYGVAEAEVIGTEAVPAELTDRQLLVELVKGGTVVAREPLDAVRDRHGAARANLPLSATQLSRGEPVIPTEYVNGRSGSSAGA from the coding sequence ATGAACACAGCGGACCTTGGGCTGCCGGTGGAGGTTCCCTCGACGGCGCTCTTCACGGACCAGTACGAGCTCACGATGCTTCAGGCGGCGCTCAAGGCGGGCACCGCCGAGCGGCGGAGTGTGTTCGAGGTCTTCACGCGGCGGCTGCCCGACGGACGGCGCTACGGCGTCGTGGCCGGCACCGGACGTGTCCTGGACGCCGTGGAGAACTTCCGCTTCGACGCGGACGTCATCGGCTTCCTGCGCGAGCGGAAGATCGTCGACGAGCAGACCCTCGCCTGGCTCGCGGACTACCGGTTCTCCGGTGACGTCTGGGGCTACCCGGAGGGCGAGGTCTACTTCCCCGGCTCGCCGATCATGCGGGTGGAGGGCACCTTCGCCGAGTGCGTGCTGCTGGAGACGGTGATCCTCTCCATCCTCAACCACGACTCCGCGATCGCCGCGGCCGCCTCCCGCATGTCGTCGGCGGCCGGGACGCGCCCGCTCGTCGAGATGGGCGCCCGGCGCACCCACGAGCTGGCCGCCGTGGCCGCCTCCCGCGCCGCTTACATCGGCGGCTTCGCCTCCACCTCCGACCTGGCCGCCGGCTTCCGCTACGGCATCCCCACGGTCGGCACCAGCGCACACGCCTTCACCCTGCTGCACGACCGCGAGCGGGACGCCTTCCAGGCCCAGGTGAACTCCATGGGACGCGGCACCACGTTGCTCGTGGACACCTACGACGTCGCCGAGGCGGTCCGTACGGCCGTGGAGGTCGCCGGGCCCGAGCTGGGCGCCGTCCGTATCGACTCGGGCGATCTGCTGCTGGTCGCGCACCGGGTCCGCCAGCAGCTGGACGAGCTGGGCGCGACCGGCACCCGGATCATCGTGACCTCGGACCTGGACGAGTACGCCATCGCCTCGCTGGCCGCGGCGCCGGTGGACGCGTACGGCGTCGGCACCCAGCTGGTGACCGGCTCCGGGCATCCGACCTGCTCGATGGTCTACAAGCTGGTCGCCCGCGCCGAGTCCACCGAGGCCGGGGCGCCGCTGGTGCCGGTCGCGAAGAGGTCGACCGGCGGCAAGACCTCCATCGGCGGCCGCAAGTGGGCCGCGCGGCGCCTGGACGAGTACGGGGTCGCGGAGGCCGAGGTCATCGGCACGGAGGCGGTGCCTGCCGAGCTGACCGACCGGCAGCTGCTTGTCGAGCTGGTCAAGGGCGGGACCGTGGTGGCGCGGGAGCCGCTGGACGCCGTACGGGACCGGCATGGGGCCGCGCGGGCCAACCTGCCGCTGTCCGCCACACAGCTCTCGCGCGGGGAACCTGTCATTCCGACGGAGTACGTCAACGGGCGCTCGGGGAGCTCGGCGGGGGCGTGA